One window of the Kallotenue papyrolyticum genome contains the following:
- a CDS encoding alpha-N-arabinofuranosidase, translating into MSDAVLTIRTDAPLGHISPRLYGHFAEHLGRCCYDGLWVGPGRSDIEQQNGFRSDVLRALRALPVPLLRWPGGCYADHYHWRDGIGPADQRPIRLGMSCGLQVEDDNSLGTHEFLWFCRAIGAEPYLAGNVGSGSPQELCDWVEYCNTPLGTTLGRLRVANGAPEPFGVRLWGVGNENWGCGGNYDAQSYALEYRRYATMLRHVDAQIELVACGYDDRWNAIFMETLANHLELMDHLSIHHYWTHGGPELSFNEEQYYALLAEAQETERFIQRTAEIIQAASRAAQRPRRIGVALDEWGVWHPEARDWGPGDVPRRTPPTYEQANTLRDALAAAIALEGFHRQCQVLTLANLAQIVNVLQAVVMTDGPRMWLTPTYHAFRLHAPHMGATALQVAVEHSLSLPDGSPAVSATASRSAERLTITLINRHYRHGASVRLHCPVGGEATGQLLSADDPRATNTPEQPEAVAPRALEVHADGAQGWRVELPPHSLATLQIHGAAAR; encoded by the coding sequence ATGAGCGACGCTGTCCTGACGATCCGCACCGATGCCCCGCTTGGACACATTTCGCCACGGTTGTATGGCCATTTTGCGGAACACCTGGGCCGCTGCTGCTATGATGGTCTGTGGGTCGGGCCTGGGCGCAGCGACATCGAGCAGCAAAACGGCTTTCGCAGCGATGTGCTGCGTGCCCTGCGCGCCCTGCCCGTGCCGCTGCTGCGCTGGCCCGGCGGCTGCTACGCCGACCACTACCACTGGCGCGACGGCATCGGCCCGGCGGATCAGCGTCCGATCCGCCTGGGGATGTCCTGCGGCCTGCAGGTGGAGGACGACAATAGCCTCGGCACCCACGAATTTCTCTGGTTCTGCCGCGCTATCGGCGCCGAGCCCTACCTGGCCGGCAACGTCGGTAGCGGCTCGCCCCAGGAGCTGTGCGACTGGGTGGAATACTGCAACACCCCGCTGGGCACGACCCTGGGACGACTGCGCGTGGCCAATGGCGCGCCGGAGCCCTTCGGCGTGCGGCTCTGGGGGGTGGGCAACGAAAACTGGGGCTGCGGCGGCAACTACGACGCGCAGAGCTACGCGCTGGAATACCGGCGCTACGCCACGATGCTGCGCCACGTCGACGCACAGATCGAGCTGGTGGCCTGCGGCTACGATGATCGTTGGAACGCCATCTTCATGGAGACGCTGGCTAACCATCTCGAGCTGATGGATCACCTGTCGATCCACCACTACTGGACGCACGGCGGACCGGAGCTGTCCTTCAACGAGGAGCAGTATTACGCGCTGCTGGCCGAAGCGCAGGAGACCGAACGCTTTATTCAACGCACAGCGGAGATCATCCAGGCCGCCAGCCGCGCAGCACAGCGTCCGCGTCGCATCGGCGTGGCGCTGGATGAGTGGGGCGTCTGGCACCCCGAAGCGCGCGACTGGGGTCCCGGTGATGTGCCGCGCCGCACCCCACCAACCTATGAGCAGGCCAATACGCTGCGTGATGCGCTGGCAGCCGCCATCGCGCTGGAGGGCTTCCACCGTCAGTGCCAGGTGCTGACGCTGGCCAACCTGGCGCAGATCGTCAATGTGCTGCAGGCGGTGGTGATGACCGACGGCCCGCGCATGTGGCTCACGCCCACCTACCATGCCTTCCGGCTGCACGCACCCCACATGGGCGCGACCGCGCTCCAGGTCGCGGTTGAACATAGCCTGAGTCTGCCGGACGGTTCGCCGGCGGTCAGCGCTACCGCCTCACGCAGTGCCGAGCGCCTGACGATCACGCTGATCAACCGCCACTACCGGCACGGCGCGAGCGTGCGGCTGCACTGCCCGGTTGGGGGTGAGGCCACGGGCCAACTCTTGAGCGCCGACGATCCACGTGCGACCAATACGCCGGAGCAGCCGGAGGCCGTGGCACCGCGCGCGCTGGAGGTGCATGCCGATGGCGCCCAGGGCTGGCGCGTGGAGCTGCCGCCCCATTCGCTGGCAACGCTTCAGATTCATGGTGCGGCGGCACGCTGA
- a CDS encoding nucleoside hydrolase, producing the protein MSPQAVILDTDPGIDDALAILLALASPEIELLAVTVTGGNCPLDQGVRNALSVLELARADVPVVPGVAVPLLRPPLTAPETHGASGLGRAQLPPPRRLPADDHAVDYLVRTLMQAVRPVTLVAVAPLTNVALAVRREPRIVERLREVIVMGGAFDVPGNTTPLAEFNIYVDPHAAAIVLHSGLPLTIIPWDITAQVLLGPAHIEQLLRAPGPIPRFIADATSFYIDFHHDYFGYAGCAINDPCALALAFRPELARVESVFVDVETDSPRTLGKTFADVHRTLGRQPNARLVRTFDREAFLDLFLTRMIALARRCAG; encoded by the coding sequence ATGTCACCTCAGGCTGTGATCCTGGACACCGATCCAGGCATCGATGACGCACTGGCGATCCTGTTGGCGCTGGCCTCACCCGAGATCGAGCTCCTGGCCGTGACCGTCACCGGCGGGAACTGCCCGCTTGATCAGGGCGTACGCAACGCCCTGAGCGTGCTTGAACTGGCGCGCGCCGACGTGCCGGTGGTCCCGGGCGTAGCCGTGCCACTGCTGCGCCCGCCCTTGACCGCGCCCGAAACCCATGGCGCCAGCGGCCTAGGCCGCGCGCAGCTCCCCCCGCCGCGCCGCCTGCCGGCCGATGACCATGCTGTCGATTACCTGGTGCGCACGCTCATGCAGGCCGTCCGACCTGTAACGCTGGTCGCCGTCGCGCCGCTAACCAACGTAGCGCTGGCCGTGCGGCGCGAGCCGCGCATCGTGGAGCGCCTGCGCGAGGTGATCGTCATGGGTGGCGCTTTCGATGTACCGGGCAACACCACGCCGCTAGCCGAGTTCAACATCTATGTCGATCCGCATGCCGCGGCGATCGTGCTGCACAGCGGCCTGCCGCTGACAATCATCCCGTGGGACATCACCGCGCAAGTGCTGCTCGGCCCGGCGCACATCGAACAGTTGTTGCGCGCGCCAGGGCCGATCCCGCGCTTCATCGCCGACGCGACAAGCTTCTACATCGACTTCCACCACGACTACTTCGGCTACGCCGGCTGCGCGATCAACGATCCCTGCGCGCTGGCGCTGGCATTCCGTCCGGAGCTGGCGCGCGTCGAAAGCGTCTTCGTGGATGTCGAGACCGACAGTCCGCGTACGTTGGGCAAAACATTTGCCGATGTGCATCGCACGCTTGGTCGGCAGCCCAATGCACGGCTGGTGCGCACGTTCGATCGCGAGGCGTTTCTGGACCTGTTTCTGACGCGTATGATCGCGCTGGCACGGCGCTGTGCCGGCTAG
- a CDS encoding M16 family metallopeptidase encodes MSQTIHTRQLANGLTVAVEAMPHLRSVAWTLLLPTGSASDPEGLSGAMQVLNGMVYRGAGERDARALSDALDALGVQRGGRVDVEYTTFGGAALADDLGAALALYADIVRRPRLPAEELEAERALALQAVRALNDQPTQRLFVELGKTYFPGPFGRSVLGELDELQRLDHATLIADAQRRLRPAGGVLAVAGGVAPQQVFDLAEQLFGDWQGAPPPLPRPQPRQEPCYRHIEQDTSQTQIAAAYASLPLDDPAYYHERLALNVLSGSGMSTRLFVEVRGKRGLVYSVGAFPRIHRGLGVVLAYAGTQPDRAQETVDVLLGELRRIRQGVRQDELDRARVSLLAALVMQGESTGARAGAMASDVFLIGRPRTLDEIRSAVEAVTLDSLNTYLAERPEPRFTVVTLGPKPVTV; translated from the coding sequence GTGTCCCAAACGATTCATACCAGGCAACTGGCCAACGGTTTGACGGTTGCGGTCGAAGCGATGCCACACTTGCGTTCGGTGGCCTGGACGCTACTGCTGCCAACGGGATCGGCCAGCGATCCAGAAGGGCTGAGCGGCGCGATGCAGGTGCTGAACGGCATGGTCTATCGCGGTGCGGGCGAGCGCGACGCTCGCGCCCTGTCGGATGCGCTCGATGCACTGGGGGTGCAGCGCGGCGGACGCGTCGATGTGGAATATACCACCTTTGGCGGCGCGGCGCTGGCCGACGACCTGGGTGCAGCCCTGGCGCTCTACGCCGACATAGTGCGCCGACCGCGCCTGCCCGCCGAGGAACTGGAAGCCGAGCGCGCCCTGGCGCTGCAAGCTGTGCGCGCGCTCAACGATCAGCCGACGCAGCGCCTGTTTGTGGAGCTGGGCAAGACCTATTTTCCGGGGCCCTTCGGACGCTCGGTGCTGGGCGAGTTGGACGAGTTGCAGCGTCTCGATCATGCAACCCTGATTGCCGATGCGCAACGGCGCTTGCGGCCCGCCGGCGGCGTGCTGGCCGTGGCCGGCGGCGTCGCTCCACAGCAGGTTTTTGATCTGGCCGAGCAGCTCTTCGGCGACTGGCAGGGTGCCCCGCCGCCACTGCCCCGGCCCCAGCCGCGTCAGGAGCCGTGCTATCGCCATATCGAGCAGGATACCAGCCAGACGCAGATCGCGGCAGCCTATGCCTCGCTGCCGTTGGACGATCCGGCCTACTACCACGAGCGCCTGGCGCTCAACGTGCTCTCCGGCAGCGGCATGTCGACGCGCCTGTTCGTCGAGGTGCGCGGCAAGCGTGGGCTGGTGTACAGTGTGGGCGCCTTCCCGCGCATCCATCGCGGCCTGGGCGTGGTGCTGGCCTACGCTGGTACGCAGCCCGACCGCGCCCAGGAAACCGTTGATGTTCTGCTGGGCGAACTGCGCCGCATTCGCCAGGGCGTCCGCCAGGACGAACTTGATCGCGCGCGTGTCAGCCTGCTCGCGGCGCTGGTGATGCAGGGCGAGTCCACCGGTGCGCGCGCTGGCGCGATGGCCTCCGATGTCTTCTTAATCGGTCGCCCGCGCACGCTGGACGAGATCCGCAGTGCGGTTGAGGCTGTGACGCTCGATAGCCTCAACACGTACCTGGCTGAGCGCCCCGAACCGCGCTTCACCGTGGTGACGCTGGGACCAAAGCCGGTGACGGTGTAG
- a CDS encoding winged helix-turn-helix domain-containing protein, with translation MGLAHLTELDRLIHERIRLGIVSALAVNTSLSFNELKRLLRTTDGNLSVHARKLEEAGYITCAKYFEGRQPKTEYRLTEAGRQALERYLAHMDALIQSMRNH, from the coding sequence ATGGGCCTGGCGCACCTGACCGAGCTGGATCGCCTGATCCATGAGCGCATACGGCTGGGGATCGTCAGCGCCCTGGCCGTCAACACCTCGCTCAGCTTCAACGAGCTGAAGCGGCTGTTGCGCACGACTGACGGCAATCTGAGCGTTCATGCGCGCAAACTGGAGGAGGCCGGCTACATCACCTGCGCCAAGTACTTCGAGGGCCGCCAGCCAAAAACCGAGTATCGCCTGACCGAGGCCGGACGCCAGGCGCTCGAACGCTATCTTGCGCACATGGACGCGCTGATTCAGAGCATGCGCAACCATTGA
- a CDS encoding SDR family NAD(P)-dependent oxidoreductase yields the protein MTQNQRIALVTAAGGGIGQATTLALLRQECTVIAVDRDQAALDELQRRANTPRLFAVVADVTQPVAVERVMQLPARLGGLHILVNGVGSTCSGGLRDLRLEDWWQKFELNLTSVFLCTKAALPLLQATPGDRVVINLSSSLAVVADPETLAYSTFKAGLEQMTRCLALDLARDGIRVVAVAPGPVGSTGGEAGFETETYLRLTPLRRFAEPEEIASMIAFLAAPAASYVTGAILRVDGGDTAFGAGWGAILQSLSRD from the coding sequence ATGACTCAGAATCAGCGCATCGCACTGGTGACAGCAGCGGGTGGCGGGATCGGCCAGGCAACGACGCTGGCGCTTCTGCGCCAGGAGTGTACGGTAATCGCGGTTGATCGCGATCAGGCTGCGCTGGACGAACTGCAGCGCCGAGCGAATACCCCGCGGCTCTTTGCGGTAGTCGCGGATGTGACGCAGCCGGTGGCGGTCGAACGTGTGATGCAACTGCCGGCGCGTCTGGGTGGCCTGCATATTCTGGTCAACGGCGTCGGCTCGACCTGTAGCGGCGGGCTGCGCGATTTGCGCCTGGAAGATTGGTGGCAGAAGTTTGAGCTCAATTTGACGAGCGTCTTTCTCTGCACTAAAGCGGCACTGCCGCTGCTGCAGGCAACGCCGGGCGATCGGGTGGTGATCAACCTGTCGTCGTCGCTGGCGGTCGTGGCCGATCCGGAAACGCTGGCCTACAGCACGTTCAAGGCCGGCCTGGAACAGATGACGCGCTGTCTGGCGCTCGATCTGGCACGGGATGGCATTCGCGTTGTCGCGGTTGCGCCGGGACCGGTTGGGAGCACCGGCGGTGAAGCCGGCTTCGAGACGGAAACCTATCTGCGCCTGACGCCGCTGCGTCGCTTTGCCGAACCCGAAGAAATTGCCTCCATGATCGCGTTTCTCGCTGCGCCGGCGGCCAGCTATGTAACAGGCGCAATCCTGCGCGTCGACGGCGGCGACACCGCTTTCGGCGCCGGCTGGGGGGCCATCCTGCAATCTCTGAGTCGCGACTGA
- a CDS encoding M16 family metallopeptidase: MRYDHHTLPNGLTIVGEYHPTAQSVAIGFFTRTGARDETPEISGVSHFLEHMMFKGSERVSGEQIDLEFDSMGARYNAFTSEEATVYYGAVLPEFQTRLIDLLAELLRPALRQEDFDTEKQVILEEIAMYKDRPHYMVYQLARQTYHQGHPLGNSVLGSTESISALTRDQMLAYFQRRYVPNNMVVALTGRYNWEAALQTITERCGAWQPGDAQRDLTPPQPTPLERMVADPRRDRVYLCAVAPAPAAQSDARYAAEVLAKAIGGGEGSRLYWALVHPGIAESAAMQYSEEDGAGAFYTFVTCDPSQFAQVLDLLRTTLVQAQTDGLSEDELARARRKLASGLVLRAETPMGRLTSVGFDWLYRRRIEPLNESVDRLLGVARPDVAALLADRPFATLTLVALGRLEAAA; this comes from the coding sequence ATGCGCTACGATCACCATACCTTACCGAACGGACTGACGATCGTGGGCGAATACCATCCCACCGCTCAGTCGGTGGCGATCGGCTTCTTCACCCGCACCGGTGCACGTGATGAAACGCCGGAGATCAGCGGCGTGAGCCATTTCCTGGAACACATGATGTTCAAAGGCAGCGAGCGTGTGTCCGGCGAGCAGATCGACCTGGAGTTTGACTCCATGGGCGCGCGCTACAACGCCTTCACCTCAGAGGAGGCGACGGTGTACTATGGCGCAGTCTTGCCGGAGTTCCAGACGCGGCTGATCGATCTGCTGGCCGAATTGCTGCGGCCTGCGCTGCGCCAGGAGGATTTCGACACCGAGAAGCAGGTGATCCTGGAAGAGATCGCCATGTACAAGGACCGGCCGCACTATATGGTCTATCAACTGGCGCGGCAGACCTACCATCAGGGGCATCCGCTGGGCAACAGCGTGCTGGGCAGCACCGAGAGCATCTCGGCGCTCACGCGCGACCAGATGCTGGCCTACTTCCAGCGCCGCTATGTGCCTAACAATATGGTCGTTGCGCTGACGGGCCGCTATAACTGGGAAGCAGCGCTACAGACCATCACCGAGCGCTGCGGCGCGTGGCAGCCCGGCGATGCGCAGCGCGACCTCACACCGCCGCAGCCAACTCCGCTGGAGCGCATGGTTGCCGATCCCAGGCGCGATCGGGTGTACCTCTGCGCGGTAGCGCCTGCGCCCGCGGCCCAGAGCGATGCGCGCTACGCTGCCGAGGTGCTCGCCAAAGCGATCGGTGGCGGCGAGGGTTCGCGTCTCTACTGGGCGCTGGTGCATCCCGGCATCGCCGAGAGCGCGGCGATGCAGTACAGCGAGGAGGACGGCGCGGGTGCGTTCTATACCTTTGTTACCTGCGACCCGTCGCAGTTCGCTCAGGTGCTCGACCTGTTGCGCACGACGCTGGTACAGGCGCAGACCGATGGCCTGAGCGAGGATGAGCTGGCACGCGCGCGGCGCAAGCTGGCCTCCGGATTGGTGCTGCGCGCCGAAACGCCCATGGGCCGCTTGACTTCGGTTGGCTTCGACTGGCTCTACCGTCGGCGTATCGAGCCGCTCAACGAGAGCGTCGATCGCCTGCTGGGCGTGGCGCGTCCCGACGTCGCTGCGCTGCTGGCCGATCGGCCCTTTGCGACCTTGACGCTGGTCGCGCTAGGCCGTCTGGAGGCGGCGGCCTGA
- a CDS encoding nucleoside hydrolase translates to MTQHRRLFVIDTDTASDDAVALMMALRAPDVEVVAITTVAGNVNVEQATRNALTVVERCGADVPVYRGLSRPLLRPPSEATFFHGQDGMGDLNLPPPRRQPTAEHAVDALIRVIGAHAGAITLVTLGPLSNIAAALIRAPELARQVQQCYVMGGAANTIGNITPAAEYNIWCDPEAAQIVFASGMPILMIGHEHSLGEAVLTPHELDELRRLGPLAQLAVDCNAAALRASTGWLREAGLTQPDPVAMAVALDPTICTQRERCYVAVETHSELTRGMTVVDRWGVLRQPANLEVCYALDAARWKALLRQLLSAPAREAVA, encoded by the coding sequence ATGACTCAGCATAGACGCCTTTTTGTCATCGATACCGACACGGCCTCCGACGATGCCGTCGCGCTGATGATGGCGCTGCGCGCGCCTGATGTTGAGGTCGTCGCCATCACCACCGTCGCCGGCAACGTCAATGTGGAGCAGGCCACGCGCAACGCGCTTACCGTGGTTGAGCGCTGCGGCGCGGATGTACCGGTCTATCGCGGACTGAGTCGTCCGCTGCTGCGGCCACCCAGCGAGGCCACCTTCTTCCATGGGCAGGACGGCATGGGTGATCTCAACCTGCCGCCGCCGCGCCGCCAGCCTACCGCAGAGCATGCTGTAGATGCGCTGATCCGCGTGATCGGCGCGCATGCCGGCGCGATCACACTGGTCACGCTCGGGCCGCTGAGCAACATCGCTGCGGCGCTGATCCGCGCGCCGGAGCTGGCCCGGCAGGTGCAGCAGTGCTACGTGATGGGTGGCGCCGCCAATACGATCGGCAACATCACGCCCGCCGCCGAGTACAACATCTGGTGCGATCCCGAAGCGGCGCAGATCGTCTTCGCGTCGGGCATGCCGATCCTGATGATCGGCCACGAGCACTCGCTGGGCGAGGCGGTGCTGACACCCCACGAGTTGGACGAGCTGCGACGGCTCGGGCCACTGGCGCAACTGGCAGTTGATTGCAACGCCGCCGCGCTGCGCGCCAGTACCGGCTGGCTGCGCGAAGCGGGGCTGACTCAGCCCGACCCGGTGGCGATGGCCGTGGCGCTCGATCCCACGATCTGCACGCAACGCGAGCGCTGCTATGTCGCCGTAGAGACCCACAGCGAGCTGACACGGGGCATGACCGTCGTCGATCGCTGGGGAGTGCTACGCCAGCCGGCCAATCTCGAGGTCTGCTATGCTCTTGATGCCGCGCGTTGGAAGGCGCTGCTCCGGCAGTTGCTGAGCGCGCCGGCGCGCGAGGCTGTGGCGTGA
- a CDS encoding DUF421 domain-containing protein — protein MDSILRALVIYLVLLLLFRITGKRSLAQITTFDAVLLLIIAEAIQQAMIDSDNSMTNAFLLILTLLGSDLLMQEISSRSKTVDKWLNDVPLVIVENGKPLQDRMRKTRVNESDVLAEARLSQGLERLDQIKYAVLERNGSISIIPKAQQR, from the coding sequence ATGGACTCGATCCTGCGTGCGCTGGTGATCTATCTTGTTCTGCTGTTGCTGTTTCGCATCACCGGCAAACGATCACTGGCGCAGATCACCACCTTTGATGCCGTGCTGTTGCTGATCATCGCCGAAGCGATCCAGCAGGCAATGATCGACAGCGATAATTCGATGACCAACGCCTTCCTGCTGATCCTGACGCTGCTGGGTAGCGATTTGCTGATGCAGGAGATCTCGTCGCGCTCGAAGACCGTCGATAAATGGCTCAACGACGTACCGCTGGTGATCGTGGAAAATGGCAAGCCGCTTCAGGATCGCATGCGCAAAACCCGCGTCAACGAGAGCGATGTTCTGGCTGAAGCGCGCCTCAGCCAGGGACTGGAACGCCTCGATCAGATCAAATACGCCGTACTGGAGCGCAACGGCAGCATTTCGATCATCCCCAAAGCGCAGCAACGTTGA